A window of the Streptomyces formicae genome harbors these coding sequences:
- a CDS encoding Bax inhibitor-1/YccA family protein, with protein sequence MRSSNPVFSRRGFSRDNGYAGFNTAPQAGGPAVGTDPYAQGAGNPYATNPYAPSDAQVGAPPQAPARTGVMTIDDVVARTAMTLGTVVLTAILSWVLLPVDEANIGKSYGIAIGAALVAMVLALVQSFKRKASPALILAYAAFEGVFLGVISSAVSTYIANGVVAQAVLGTMAVFAGVLIAYKMRWIRVTRRFYGFVMAAAMGFLLLMAVNLLFAVFGGGDGLGFRSGGLGILFGVIGIILGACFLALDFKQVEDGIAYGAPREESWLAAFGLTLTLVWIYLEMLRVLSILQGDD encoded by the coding sequence ATGAGGAGCAGCAACCCGGTCTTCTCGCGACGGGGGTTCAGCCGCGACAACGGCTACGCGGGCTTCAACACCGCGCCGCAGGCCGGGGGCCCCGCCGTCGGAACCGACCCGTACGCCCAGGGCGCCGGCAACCCGTACGCCACGAACCCCTACGCCCCCTCGGACGCCCAGGTGGGCGCGCCGCCGCAGGCGCCCGCCCGCACCGGTGTGATGACGATCGACGACGTCGTGGCGCGCACCGCCATGACGCTCGGTACGGTCGTGCTCACCGCGATCCTGTCGTGGGTCCTCCTGCCCGTCGACGAGGCCAACATCGGCAAGTCGTACGGCATCGCGATCGGCGCCGCGCTCGTGGCGATGGTGCTGGCCCTCGTCCAGTCCTTCAAGCGCAAGGCGTCGCCCGCGCTGATCCTGGCCTACGCCGCCTTCGAGGGCGTCTTCCTCGGCGTGATCTCCAGCGCCGTGTCGACGTACATCGCGAACGGTGTCGTGGCCCAGGCCGTGCTCGGCACGATGGCGGTCTTCGCCGGTGTGCTCATCGCCTACAAGATGCGCTGGATCCGGGTCACCCGCCGCTTCTACGGCTTCGTGATGGCCGCCGCGATGGGCTTCCTGCTGCTGATGGCGGTCAATCTGCTGTTCGCCGTCTTCGGCGGCGGCGACGGCCTCGGCTTCCGCAGCGGTGGCCTCGGCATCCTCTTCGGCGTCATCGGCATCATCCTCGGCGCCTGCTTCCTCGCCCTGGACTTCAAGCAGGTCGAGGACGGCATCGCCTACGGCGCTCCGCGCGAGGAGTCCTGGCTGGCGGCCTTCGGCCTCACCCTGACCCTGGTGTGGATCTACCTGGAGATGCTGCGCGTGCTGTCGATCCTGCAGGGCGACGACTGA
- a CDS encoding ABC transporter ATP-binding protein, with amino-acid sequence MVESLRISHQESRHVTTTTAHRATAVAARAMELSKVYGHGETQVVALDRVTVDFRQGEFTAIMGPSGSGKSTLMHCVAGLDSFSSGSVRIGETELGSLKDKQLTQLRRDKIGFIFQAFNLLPTLTGLENITLPMDIAGRKPDKQWVERVIDMVGLSGRLHHRPAQLSGGQQQRVAVARALASQPEIIFGDEPTGNLDSRSGAEVLGFLRNSVRELGQTVVMVTHDPVAASYADRVVFLADGRIVDEMLAPTADGVLDRMKAFDAKGRTS; translated from the coding sequence ATGGTGGAGTCCCTCAGGATCAGCCACCAGGAGAGCCGTCACGTGACCACCACCACCGCCCACCGCGCCACCGCAGTGGCCGCCCGCGCCATGGAGCTGTCCAAGGTCTACGGACACGGTGAGACCCAGGTGGTCGCGCTCGACCGGGTCACCGTGGACTTCCGGCAGGGCGAGTTCACCGCGATCATGGGCCCGTCGGGCTCGGGCAAGTCCACACTGATGCACTGCGTCGCCGGGCTCGACAGCTTCAGCAGCGGCTCCGTGCGGATCGGCGAGACCGAGCTCGGCTCCCTCAAGGACAAGCAGCTGACCCAGCTGCGCCGGGACAAGATCGGCTTCATCTTCCAGGCGTTCAACCTGCTGCCGACGCTGACGGGGCTGGAGAACATCACGCTGCCGATGGACATCGCCGGCCGTAAGCCCGACAAGCAGTGGGTGGAGCGGGTCATCGACATGGTCGGGCTCTCCGGACGGCTCCACCACCGCCCCGCCCAGCTCTCCGGCGGCCAGCAGCAGCGCGTCGCGGTCGCCCGCGCGCTCGCCTCCCAGCCCGAGATCATCTTCGGCGACGAGCCGACCGGAAACCTCGACTCCCGGTCCGGCGCCGAGGTGCTGGGCTTCCTGCGCAACTCCGTACGGGAGCTGGGCCAGACCGTCGTGATGGTGACGCACGACCCGGTGGCGGCCTCGTACGCGGACCGCGTCGTCTTCCTCGCGGACGGGCGGATCGTGGACGAGATGCTCGCCCCGACCGCGGACGGTGTGCTGGACCGTATGAAGGCGTTCGACGCCAAGGGCCGCACGAGCTGA